In Harmonia axyridis chromosome X, icHarAxyr1.1, whole genome shotgun sequence, a single window of DNA contains:
- the LOC123685731 gene encoding uncharacterized protein LOC123685731 isoform X1 — protein sequence MATQGDDKVMCSTNVNNEPERNFINVYKKFEYILNNKNESFTKKADSVVEVWQNLALCKFENSEIQYIVQIIDWAKLHTLNIVLTGEWKKFKGQYEEPLLKEVKSTQNLLTKINNAFYTRCQKLIDVINNPWSDPILEYLVRTPNAVVGPKEIEFFCVETAYLTSVRLKKLCESQCEDLALNLVKAFMKCYRLSQTDNFNLNATETQVWFIFDIYVALLYKFKENDSLLDMLKGLSAEEGLNLIKRFSKKRVKISKVWKHCHRIAILASQVYISSTILKPIDEIRGILKELLTAYVTLNNTESFLQDVVASVKSIIRLAETAAHIYIFCEVFQEQFESKMKAFIIELYIRALTTDMNLLERQKTDNDKEKIIETTNQLAKGFTNLGDVLKSDINVSRECIMTAFSLQPTLERIQRIEELAKLSGFEVLDTGQVWKCKLHPPVLPTDDVTWICNECGEYMCKPQLNVPLNTNIALNEALTEEKLGITRELCDDLVVLLSSPRYQVFSWLLNWPDLQRLCLMYLNDPERTKNVVTELKFLDIDYSIFATIKKEPLDEYAGIERGYEHYLDHNFDDDQISNASEDTGSQDSRFYSMSSDSASELHSLSLGLKKSDPNTLKSLRMFRPNLKRSRINAEVPVPEKIMKNELADSAIASSSKLTTFPSASTISNQFPVSSIVGVSSFSQESTSSSPIDSIIGINTGRQDLPFSSLTKNGIGMEKPFIPIKLHPPQQNINMEPLGLVKHKDHQNTSVYSNQNLAPIKLHTSQHSNINSDSSILSLQKEYTNPVKSTVSTKNIKPIKHHLPKAVNLKRKSTVPTKPLLSTTNFGPNLKTYANRSNSLTVSLPCMPRALQSMFKDSNASPVNDTTSKNGQVATLQQVGGQVAIDNNLTSKAIIGKPNSSETHQNQASCNFSNLSSVILSNVVELSRKEPVLTKMEDATAKSQECSMNTEQMEVEELNICPSIVEKSFSKEMRMHKNDDNDNAKPEETKICNEGVSSCSLLETKDEVPQSFEMNQTLPEESIICNRQKLSCSLSETNDGDFQDITGFNQTKPVESNICNHQKILSCSLTDGEFEMDQTKPEETVFCNKQEFLSCSLSKTNDGDSQSLGINHTKFEEAIIPDHQDVLSCSQSEIFDGRSQALEICYQRIPEETIISDHQEKYVGDTKGQETNLSNILDTPVHTEEPLLNEVPNLFQDLVLDEPNIETSSKYVKVEFIEVEETKRDIVNVKCYFKKRKLEEKPKPVEELKMDFLLDKDNESIISIDNTIDDYADTLINSDSEYDYFTSTNPILHHVLNTIDSYEEMKLRNMNKDRFIPEDMDYENEPSTSNYEYKPNNNLLVSKENKYKEQELSKNRCYLKKEPKYESCPETGSDSQVESDDQYNRCYIELSRNNLLYDTIKGVFKNVDHYLKKYNNNNIIDLPLKMGKKPKKGYSSKKNKKSKTGNALDKTGLDIDSKIKPKKDISIKDVRIILNRLPDNICKNYLKPEHHTDTSYKNEKDNTEEGTCSKFDNDNEITSFNDDELPKVLVEESPKENDKNKNFEVKNPKVVLERLSVMDDNYVKSVLAKVPGLHDTELMRPSNTDMVVNVVQMAGGRPNASAPVNAQTSTQITPHIQRIGQPRVEKPQGEQTDNSETMVTSTVTSVSSSVKPSTSQPSTLINILSQQVIKPGQSSNCVKTRSTPLINIVSHQIIRPSNQVVSKMLTSSAQTNEQATNIPRSEPSSEQSNAANSTIVKNVQAPAKTATVPTSAPAPGTILQFICKSATLPKFQQAFGKTVYQSNNTETSDSSSAGENSSTTDSKKATPPKNPTVNIQPIQGSVIYTRQVPVGQTINLLPPGRQVFRIATSNPDQISLVKDTVIHSKMSALLTAALQKKSAEVQVENEGNNENGERVTVARPALVQNARIVKPVIQIPTNVIRTSTNTQANLSSTTLEQLREFDMVYKQIKERSNTGTTPIESSTQGEPENSSQGISVTYLNQGQKFTQLSPVVVVSSYCNLQPAASPALSVTSQGSSSPCVTPAPTPTLPKVSSKSSSKGKSLKNATPHASKVSPIPKPQQKPQEDEHTTQRIFDILAEYAEQLRNSPDLNNKPAPRRRSNPPTNPNHNSKRKKSSSSKKPSTSGGAISESDLDDQRTMGSEDSSCGVVQLSGKDDDQSPNQTTESNDSNNGTSRPLITTETNSNPTTRNLIIADSSVGETLKLQNTAVLVPGNYIMPVSMVKGGQQIAVVSGGSKILATVPARSGPNMLLFQSFLNQNRKPGGPTVKYSTLQPLSGLSSQNLAGVSGQSQVILPQNAHNLTAVTLGQPLTLKKIEDPDNRVNTELLLAIAQPRNDGVNITETSPQSDGHINVQSANSIKLDDNDIQTNNSSGRVYTYQKSTIATPIATSVISQSSQSKNELDENNTIAQPSIITLNISPEKTKDDPSKTVKRMQSVLVTTCASNGPMLSQTPPRYRKSSDSTPVTNEMNLKGGYLHNGEKQKEEVKTFQTAPVYFPNKIKKIATNIRGDKELQQLCLQRKQAALDRELRLQKSLSEECEDLGVDEPSTSDLFPEADLLFDTNHSPSFDQTAQDMGKKTSHPDIKDKIITLFSDDDNSSSLRNDFLFDSVQYQTESELQYEQSRQTNGQSSTSNESGSSCEDTTLLQNCASMSDVTLHSPISPEFNDNPTHMNKYKFKYSNRKKTDRHKQVETWTTAGEVSSSEDTMCSELGKMAHSPKSFVIKNSSCDEDEEFKFVRVSISKTDLAREEESCEELHYEDDLDSPSGRGARRSVKKMCSCCNGSQGGNRKRPSSQSHTPGLHKKAFINKKR from the exons ATGGCGACGCAGGGAGATGATAAAGTTATGTGTAGTACGAACGTAAACAATGAGCCAGAAAGAAACTTCATTAATGTCTACAAG aaatttgaatatatattgaacaataaaaatgaatcctTCACGAAAAAAGCAGATAGTGTGGTGGAAGTATGGCAAAATCTAGCTCTGTGTAAATTTGAAAACTCTGAGATCCAGTACATAGTTCAAATAATAGACTGGGCAAAACTACATACTCTCAATATTGTGTTAACTGGagaatggaaaaaattcaaag gTCAGTATGAAGAACCTCTTCTGAAAGAAGTTAAATCTACTCAAAACCTATTAACAAAGATCAATAATGCTTTTTATACAAGATGTCAAAAGCTTATTGATGTTATCAACAATCCATGGAGTGATCCGATCTTGGAATACTTGGTCAGAACTCCTAATGCAGTAGTTGGGCCCAAGG AAATCGAATTCTTTTGTGTCGAAACAGCATATTTAACTTCTGTTCGTTTGAAAAAGTTGTGTGAATCTCAGTGCGAGGATTTGGCACTCAATTTAGTGAAGGCTTTCATGAAATGCTACCGTCTTTCacaaacagataattttaaccTAAATGCCACAGAAACACAAGTCTGGTTCATTTTCGACATATATGTGGCCCTGCTCtacaaattcaaagaaaatgatTCACTTCTAGACATG CTTAAAGGTTTGAGTGCAGAAGAAGGATTGAATCTCATAAAacgattttcgaaaaaaagagtTAAAATATCAAAGGTTTGGAAACACTGTCATCGTATAGCCATTCTTGCTTCACAAGTTTATATATCAAGTACCATATTGAAACCCATAGATGAAATACGAGGCATTTTGAAGGAATTACTCACAGCCTATGTTACATTAAATAATACGGAATCTTTTTTGCAAGATGTTGTTGCGTCTGTTAAAAGTATTATAAGACTTGCAGAGACGGCTGCCCATATTTATATATTCTGTGAAGTTTTTCAAGAACAG TTTGAATCCAAAATGAAAGCTTTCATAATAGAACTTTATATTAGAGCCTTAACTACAGATATGAATTTATTAGAGAGACAAAAAACAGATAATGATAaggaaaaaataatagaaacaacAAATCAACTTGCAAAGGGGTTCACAAACCTAGGTGATGTTCTGAAGAGCGACATCAATGTCAGTAGAGAATGTATAATGACAGCTTTCAGCCTACAACCTACATTAGAGAGGATCCAGAGAATTGAAGAATTGGCAAAGCTTTCTGGATTTGAAGTTTTAGATACTGGTCAAGTGTGGAAATGTAAGCTACACCCCCCTGTTCTTCCAACTGATGATGTTACTTGGATTTGTAACGAATGTGGCGAATATATGTGCAAGCCACAATTAAATGTGCCATTAAATACTAATATAGCATTAAATGAAGCATTAACTGAAGAAAAACTAGGGATAACTCGAGAACTATGTGATGATTTAGTAGTTCTTTTGTCAAGTCCAAGATATCAAGTCTTCAGTTGGCTTTTAAATTGGCCAGATCTTCAGAGACTATGTTTAATGTATTTGAATGATCCAGAAAGGACTAAAAATGTAGTGACTGAACTGaaatttttggatattgatTATTCTATCTTTGCTACCATCAAAAAAGAACCATTAGATGAATATGCCGGCATTGAAAGAGGATATGAACATTATTTGGATCATAATTTTGATGATGATCAAATAAGTAACGCCAGTGAAGATACAGGTTCCCAAGACTCTAGATTTTACAGTATGAGTAGTGATAGTGCTAGTGAGTTACACTCTTTATCACTTGGGCTGAAAAAGTCCGATCCTAATACTTTGAAAAGTCTTAGGATGTTCAGGCCGAATTTAAAACGTTCTCGAATAAATGCAGAGGTTCCTGTAcctgaaaaaattatgaaaaacgaATTGGCAGATTCCGCCATAGCCAGTTCATCAAAATTGACAACATTTCCTTCTGCATCCACAATTTCTAATCAGTTTCCTGTTAGCAGTATTGTAGGGGTAAGTTCGTTTAGTCAAGAATCAACTTCGTCATCTCCTATTGACAGTATTATAGGAATTAATACTGGAAGGCAAGATTTGCCTTTCTCTTCTCTTACCAAGAATGGTATAGGAATGGAAAAACCCTTCATACCAATAAAATTACATCCTCCTCAACAGAATATAAATATGGAACCATTAGGTCTTGTCAAACACAAAGATCACCAAAATACATCAGTGTACTCCAATCAGAATTTGGCACCAATAAAACTACACACTTCTCAACACAGTAATATAAACTCAGATTCATCAATTTTATCTCTACAAAAAGAATATACAAATCCAGTAAAATCTACTGTATCAACTAAAAATATTAAACCAATCAAACATCATCTTCCAAAAGCTGTTAACCTGAAAAGAAAGTCAACTGTTCCAACGAAACCTCTACTTTCCACTACAAATTTTGGACCTAACCTGAAGACTTATGCAAATCGATCGAATAGCTTGACAGTGTCCCTTCCGTGTATGCCTAGGGCCCTTCAATCAATGTTCAAAGATTCCAATGCTTCTCCAGTTAATGATACGACTTCAAAAAACGGACAAGTTGCCACATTGCAGCAAGTTGGGGGGCAAGTGGCAATAGACAACAATCTGACCTCAAAGGCGATCATTGGCAAACCCAACAGTTCAGAAACTCATCAGAATCAAGCAAGCTGCAATTTTTCAAACCTTTCTTCAGTGATATTGAGCAATGTAGTGGAGTTGTCCAGAAAAGAACCTGTACTCACCAAAATGGAAGATGCGACTGCAAAATCTCAAGAATGCTCTATGAATACGGAACAAATGGAAGTGGAGGAGCTAAACATATGCCCTAGCATAGTTGAGAAGAGCTTTTCGAAAGAGATGAGGATGCATAAAAACGATGATAACGACAATGCAAAACCTGAGGAAACTAAAATTTGTAATGAGGGAGTTTCATCTTGCAGTCTGCTAGAAACGAAAGATGAAGTTCCTCAAAGCTTTGAAATGAATCAAACATTACCTGAGGAAAGTATTATTTGTAACCGTCAGAAATTATCATGTAGTCTTTCAGAAACAAATGATGGGGACTTCCAAGACATAACAGGATTCAATCAAACGAAACCTGTGGAAAGTAATATTTGTAACCATCAGAAGATTTTATCATGCAGTCTTACGGATGGAGAATTTGAAATGGATCAAACAAAACCTGAGGAAACTGTTTTTTGTAACAAACAAGAATTTTTATCATGTAGTTTGTCTAAAACAAATGATGGAGATTCACAAAGCTTGGGAATAAATCACACGAAATTTGAGGAAGCTATTATTCCTGACCATCAGGATGTTTTGTCATGTAGTCAGTCAGAAATATTTGATGGACGGTCACAAGCCTTGGAAATTTGTTATCAAAGAATACCTGAGGAAACAATTATTAGCGATCATCAGGAAAAATATGTTGGAGATACAAAAGGGCAGGAAACgaatttatcaaatattttggaTACTCCTGTACATACTGAAGAGCCTCTTCTGAATGAAGTTCCTAATTTATTCCAAGATTTAGTCTTGGATGAACCGAATATTGAAACATCTAGTAAATATGTGAAAGTTGAATTTATAGAAGTAGAAGAAACAAAACGAGACATAGTTAATGTGAAATGCTATTTCAAAAAGAGAAAACTAGAAGAAAAACCCAAACCAGTGGAAGAACTTAAAATGGACTTTTTGTTGGACAAAGATAATGAGTCGATTATATCTATCGATAATACAATTGATGATTATGCTGATACCCTTATTAATTCAGACTCTGAATATGACTACTTCACTTCTACAAACCCCATCCTTCATCATGTTTTAAATACAATAGATTCATATGAGGAAATGAAACTtcgaaatatgaataaagataGGTTTATACCCGAAGATATGGATTATGAAAATGAACCAAGTACATCTAATTATGAGTATAAACCGAACAATAATCTATTGGTgtctaaagaaaataaatataaggaacaagaattgtcaaaaaatagaTGTTACTTGAAAAAGGAACCGAAATATGAATCTTGTCCTGAAACAGGTTCTGATAGTCAAGTTGAATCAGACGATCAGTATAATAGGTGTTATATCGAATTATCTAGAAATAATTTACTTTATGATACTATTAAAGGAGTATTTAAAAATGTTGATCATTAtcttaaaaaatataataacaataatataattGACTTACCTCTGAAAATGGGAAAAAAACCTAAAAAAggatattcttcaaaaaagaataaaaagtcAAAGACTGGAAACGCTTTAGACAAGACTGGTTTAGATATAGATAGCAAAATTAAACCAAAGAAAGATATCTCAATAAAAGATGTCAGAATTATACTCAACAGGTTGCCTGATAATAtatgtaaaaattatttaaaacctGAACACCATACTGATACTTCATATAAAAATGAGAAAGACAATACCGAAGAGGGAACTTGCAGCAAATTTGataatgataatgaaataactTCATTTAATGATGATGAACTTCCAAAAGTGTTAGTTGAAGAATCTCcaaaagaaaatgataaaaacaaaaattttgaggttaaaaacCCTAAAGTAGTTCTCGAACGTCTCTCTGTCATGGACGATAACTATGTCAAATCTGTCCTAGCCAAAGTACCAGGTTTACATGACACAGAATTGATGAGGCCAAGTAATACGGACATGGTTGTGAATGTGGTTCAGATGGCAGGAGGAAGACCTAATGCCTCTGCTCCTGTTAATGCCCAGACAAGTACTCAAATTACACCCCATATTCAAAGGATAGGCCAGCCAAGAGTTGAGAAGCCGCAAGGTGAACAAACGGATAACTCTGAAACTATGGTTACATCAACAGTGACATCTGTTAGTAGTTCTGTAAAACCATCCACTTCGCAGCCTTCCACATTGATCAACATTTTATCTCAGCAAGTTATAAAGCCTGGCCAAAGTAGCAATTGTGTTAAAACTAGATCCACACCTTTAATAAACATAGTTTCCCATCAGATTATTAGGCCCTCCAATCAAGTTGTCTCGAAAATGCTCACCAGTTCTGCACAAACCAATGAACAG GCAACAAACATACCCAGATCAGAACCCAGTTCTGAACAGTCAAATGCTGCAAATTCAACAATAGTTAAAAATGTACAGGCGCCTGCTAAGACTGCAACAGTACCAACTTCAGCGCCTGCTCCAGGGACCATACTCCAGTTCATCTGTAAATCGGCAACATTGCCGAAGTTTCAACAAGCATTTGGTAAAACTGTGTATCAATCAAACAACACGGAAACCTCGGATTCATCGAGTGCCGGCGAAAATTCCAGTACCACAGACAGCAAAAAGGCAACTCCTCCAAAAAACCCTACAGTGAACATTCAACCCATCCAGGGTAGTGTGATATATACAAGACAGGTACCGGTTGGTCAGACCATAAATTTGTTACCACCCGGTCGTCAGGTATTTCGTATTGCTACATCGAATCCAGATCAGATATCCTTAGTTAAAGATACCGTAATCCACAGTAAGATGAGTGCCCTTTTAACTGCAGCTTTACAGAAAAAGAGTGCAGAAGTACAGGTGgaaaatgaaggaaataatgagAATGGGGAGAGGGTCACAGTTGCTAGGCCGGCACTTGTACAGAATGCACGAATCGTAAAGCCTGTCATACAAATACCTACAAATGTGATCCGAACAAGTACAAACACCCAGGCAAACCTAAGCTCGACGACATTAGAGCAACTAAGGGAGTTTGATATGGTTTACAAACAGATCAAGGAGAGGAGCAATACAGGAACGACGCCTATAGAGTCTTCTACACAGGGCGAGCCAGAAAATTCGTCTCAAGGTATCAGCGTTACATATCTTAACCAGGGTCAAAAGTTCACGCAGTTGTCTCCAGTAGTTGTTGTTAGTAGTTATTGTAATCTTCAGCCAGCTGCCTCACCGGCATTGAGCGTGACGAGTCAAGGAAGCTCAAGCCCCTGTGTTACTCCAGCTCCTACGCCAACTTTACCGAAAGTGTCTTCTAAAAGTTCTTCGAAAG GTAAAAGTCTGAAGAACGCAACACCCCATGCGTCGAAAGTTTCACCAATACCAAAACCTCAACAAAAGCCACAAGAGGATGAGCATACCACTCAAAGAATATTCGATATTCTTGCAGAATATGCGGAACAACTCCGCAATTCTCCTGATTTGAACAATAAACCAGCTCCGAGAAGACGTTCCAATCCACCTACTAACCCAAATCACAATTCCAAAAGAAAAAAGAGTTCTTCTTCGAAAAAACCGAGTACTTCTGGTGGCGCCATATCTGAATCTGATTTAGATGATCAAAGAACGATGGGAAGTGAGGATAGCTCCTGTGGTGTTGTGCAATTGTCAGGGAAGGATGACGATCAATCCCCAAACCAAACGACCGAGTCTAATGATAGTAACAATGGTACCAGCAGACCTTTGATAACAACAGAAACAAACTCGAATCCGACCACAAGAAATTTGATTATTGCAGATTCTAGTGTTGGAGAAACGCTCAAGCTCCAAAATACGGCAGTTCTAGTccctggaaattacataatgcCAGTGTCGATGGTTAAAGGTGGTCAGCAAATAGCTGTGGTTTCTGGTGGGAGTAAAATCCTAGCTACAGTTCCTGCCAGATCTGGTCCAAACATGCtgctttttcaaagtttttTAAATCAGAATAGGAAGCCTGGAGGGCCAACTGTCAAGTATTCCACGTTACAGCCTTTATCGGGTTTATCTTCTCAGAATTTGGCTGGTGTAAGTGGTCAGTCCCAAGTGATATTACCGCAAAATGCGCACAATTTAACGGCAGTCACTCTTGGACAACCTTTGActcttaaaaaaattgaggatCCTGATAATAGAGTGAATACGGAATTGTTGCTTGCCATAGCGCAGCCAAGAAATGATGGGGTGAATATTACAGAGACAAGTCCGCAAAGTGATGGTCACATCAATGTACAGTCTGCAAACAGTATTAAATTGGACGATAATGATATTCAAACCAACAATTCTTCTGGCAGGGTTTACACTTATCAAAAGTCAACAATAGCAACACCAATAGCGACTTCTGTCATCTCTCAAAGTTCCCAGTCAAAAAACGAATTGGATGAAAACAACACAATTGCACAACCTAGTATTATTACACTCAATATTTCCCCAGAAAAAACTAAAG ATGACCCTTCAAAAACAGTGAAACGGATGCAATCAGTATTAGTAACAACTTGTGCATCAAATGGTCCAATGTTGTCTCAAACACCACCAAGGTACAGAAAATCTTCAGACAGTACCCCAGTGACTAACGAAATGAACTTGAAAGGGGGCTATCTACATAATGGAGAAAAG caaAAAGAAGAAGTTAAAACGTTCCAAACAGCACCTGTTTACTTTCccaataaaataaagaaaatagcaACAAATATAAGAGGAGATAAGGAGCTTCAACAATTATGTCTTCAGCGTAAACAAGCTGCTTTAGATCGTGAACTTCGATTGCAGAAATCCTTGTCAGAAGAATGCGAAGATTTAGGGGTAGATGAACCTAGTACAAGTGATCTCTTCCCCGAAGCTGATCTTTTGTTTGATACCAATCATTCACCTTCATTTGACCAGACTGCCCAAGACATGGGAAAGAAGACTTCCCATCCAGATATAAAAGATAAGATTATAACTTTATTTAGTGATGATGATAATTCCAGTTCTTTAAGAAATGATTTTCTATTCGATTCCGTGCAATATCAAACTGAATCCGAGTTACAATATGAACAATCTAGACAAACAAATGGCCAAAGCAGTACCAGCAATGAATCTGGATCATCTTGCGAGGATACAACTCTGCTACAAAATTGTGCTTCAATGTCAGATGTAACCCTGCACTCACCAATATCCCCAGAATTCAATGATAACCCAACGCAcatgaataaatataaattcaaatatagcaatagaaaaaaaacagaTCGACATAAACAAGTAGAAACTTGGACAACAGCTGGGGAAGTGTCGAGTTCAGAAGACACCATGTGTAGTGAATTGGGAAAAATGGCACACAGCCCAAAGTCATTTGTGATCAAAAATTCTAGTTGTGATGAAGATGAGGAATTCAAATTTGTGCGCGTTTCCATATCAAAAACTGATTTAGCGAGAGAAGAAGAAAGTTGCGAAGAGTTACACTACGAAGACGACCTGGATTCACCTAGCGGTCGAGGGGCTAGACGTAGTGTCAAAAAGATGTGCTCATGTTGTAATGGCTCGCAAGGAGGTAACAGAAAACGACCTTCTTCCCAGTCTCATACTCCAGGCCTGCACAAAAAAGCCTTCATTAACAAGAAAAGATAG